Part of the Bryobacteraceae bacterium genome is shown below.
CGTCGCGGTAGGCTCCGAACTGCTCACCGCCGGCAAGGTCGATACCAACTCGCTCTGGCTCACCGCGGAATTGAACGCCATCGGTGTCGAAGTCGTCTCCAAGTGCGTCATCGGCGACGATCGCGGACGCCTCACCGTGGCCATCGCCGGCTCGGTGGCCCGCTCTCCGATCGTCATCGTCACCGGCGGCCTCGGCCCCACCGAAGACGACGTTACTCGCGATGCCGTCGCCGCCGCCCTGGGCCGCACGCTGGAGTTCCGTCAGGAAATCTGCGATTGGATCGCCGCCCGTTTCGCCAGCTTCGGCCGCGCCATGGCCGAGAACAATAAGCGCCAGGCCTACGTGATCGGCGGCTTCGAGGCGCTCGACAATCCCAACGGCACCGCGCCCGGATTGTGGTGCAATCTCGATGCTTCCCGAGCCGTGGCGCTGCTGCCCGGCCCGCCGCGGGAATTGAAGCCGATGTTCACGGCCCTGTGCCTACCGCGCCTCCGCGCCATGCTGCCCCCGATGCACATCGCCGTGAAGCATTACCGCGTCACCGGAATCGGCGAGAGCGACCTCGATCAGATGATCGCGCCGGCCTATACGCCCTACACGAATCCCGTCACAACCGTGCTCGCCGCGCCCGGCGACATCCAGGTCTACCTGCGCGCCCGGTGCGACACCGAAGCGGAGGCGCAAGGCCTCGTCGACGAGCTTGGCGCGAAGGTAGAAACGATCCTTGGCGATCGAATCTACTCGAACGACGGCCGCACGCTCGAAACCGTCCTCGGGGATCTGCTCCGTGCCCGCGCCGCAACCGTCAGCGTGGCCGAGAGCTGCACCGGCGGTCTGCTCGGCGGCCGGATCACCGCCGTCGCCGGCAGCTCCGATTACTTCGCCGGCGGGTTCCTCACCTACTCCAACGAGATGAAACAATCGCTGCTCGGAGTCCCGGCGGAAACACTCGCCCGGCACACCGCCGTCAGCACCGAGACCGCCGAGGCGATGGCCGCCGGCGCCCGCCAACGCACCGCGTCCACCTTCGCGCTTTCCATTACCGGTTACGCTGGCCCCGATGGGGGCACGGAAGCGGATCCGGTGGGCACGGTCTACATCGGCCTGGCTTCACCCGATGGCGTCGAATCCAGGCGCGTGCGCCTCTTCGGAGACCGGCAGCGCATTCGCCAGATGGCTGCCAACGCCGCGCTCGATCTCCTCCGCCGCCGGCTCCTCTAACGGCGCCTCAGCCGCAACAAGAATTCTCGCCGCCCGCTAATTCCTCCGGCCGTTCCCGCTTCCCGGAATAGGGGACCGCCCAAGCCGCGCGTCCCTACATTCGAATAGGAGACAACATCATGCAAGCACCAACACCCTTGGGCGGGCGGAACGTGCGGCCGCCATTCGCCGCCGCGCTGCTCCCTGCCCAAACCACCGACC
Proteins encoded:
- a CDS encoding competence/damage-inducible protein A gives rise to the protein MNAEIVAVGSELLTAGKVDTNSLWLTAELNAIGVEVVSKCVIGDDRGRLTVAIAGSVARSPIVIVTGGLGPTEDDVTRDAVAAALGRTLEFRQEICDWIAARFASFGRAMAENNKRQAYVIGGFEALDNPNGTAPGLWCNLDASRAVALLPGPPRELKPMFTALCLPRLRAMLPPMHIAVKHYRVTGIGESDLDQMIAPAYTPYTNPVTTVLAAPGDIQVYLRARCDTEAEAQGLVDELGAKVETILGDRIYSNDGRTLETVLGDLLRARAATVSVAESCTGGLLGGRITAVAGSSDYFAGGFLTYSNEMKQSLLGVPAETLARHTAVSTETAEAMAAGARQRTASTFALSITGYAGPDGGTEADPVGTVYIGLASPDGVESRRVRLFGDRQRIRQMAANAALDLLRRRLL